The following are from one region of the Paenalkalicoccus suaedae genome:
- a CDS encoding CpaF family protein, producing MSLFKREERKSQDTATYSANEDSYLNQLVDHYKTRLLQEANLEHLTNLSQREMRLAIERFITQFMNEEKVIVTRHKKEQLLTRIIDESVGFGPLESLLKDDTITEILINGPDHVSIEKNGRLQQINLTFRNEEHLRHIIDRIVAPIGRRIDESSPMVDARLADGSRVNAVIPPVSLNGTLLSIRKFRKEPFTLDDLIQGSSMTEDMRTFLTALIRSKINTVISGGTGSGKTTLLNALAQAIPEGERVITIEDSAELNLNRGDVVGMEARPPNVEGRGEITIRQLVKNALRMRPDRIIVGEVRGAEAFDMLQAMNTGHEGSLTTVHANSARDALSRIEGMVIMAGMDLPSTVIREYIAGAVEIIIQGMRLSDGRRLITAISEVAEQDGRMVIHDIFTFERTGVSEEGRVLGEHRPTGYVPAVLDRLNRFGQKIEPTLFETKEEVT from the coding sequence ATGTCGCTTTTTAAGCGCGAAGAACGAAAGAGTCAGGATACTGCTACCTACAGCGCTAATGAAGATAGCTACTTAAATCAGCTTGTCGATCACTATAAGACGAGACTCCTTCAAGAAGCCAACTTAGAGCATTTAACAAACTTAAGCCAGCGGGAGATGCGCCTTGCCATTGAGCGCTTCATTACGCAGTTTATGAACGAAGAGAAGGTTATTGTTACTCGTCATAAAAAAGAACAGCTATTAACGAGAATAATCGATGAATCAGTAGGTTTTGGACCTCTCGAATCTCTCTTAAAGGACGATACGATTACGGAGATATTAATTAATGGACCAGATCATGTCTCGATTGAGAAGAATGGTCGATTGCAGCAGATTAACTTAACCTTTCGCAATGAGGAGCACTTAAGACACATTATTGATCGCATTGTAGCTCCGATTGGACGTCGAATTGATGAAAGTTCACCGATGGTTGATGCAAGGCTTGCTGATGGCAGTCGTGTGAATGCCGTGATTCCACCTGTGAGTTTAAACGGGACACTGCTTTCTATTCGTAAATTTAGGAAGGAGCCATTTACGTTAGATGATCTCATTCAAGGCAGTTCCATGACAGAAGACATGCGTACCTTCTTAACGGCTCTTATTCGCTCTAAAATCAACACGGTTATTTCGGGAGGGACAGGAAGCGGTAAAACAACGCTTTTGAATGCGCTAGCTCAAGCGATTCCAGAAGGAGAACGCGTTATTACCATTGAGGACTCTGCCGAGCTCAACTTAAATCGTGGCGATGTAGTAGGTATGGAGGCCCGCCCTCCTAACGTCGAAGGGCGAGGGGAGATTACAATTCGTCAGCTTGTTAAAAACGCACTCCGTATGCGTCCTGATCGCATTATTGTCGGAGAGGTTCGTGGTGCCGAGGCGTTTGACATGCTTCAAGCCATGAATACGGGTCACGAAGGCTCGCTGACGACCGTCCACGCTAACTCCGCTCGAGATGCGCTGAGTCGTATCGAAGGAATGGTTATTATGGCCGGAATGGACTTGCCTTCTACCGTTATCCGCGAGTACATTGCAGGAGCCGTTGAGATCATTATCCAAGGGATGCGACTCTCTGATGGAAGGCGTCTCATTACCGCTATTAGTGAGGTGGCAGAGCAAGACGGTCGCATGGTCATTCACGATATCTTCACTTTTGAGCGCACAGGAGTCTCCGAAGAGGGGCGCGTTTTAGGCGAGCATCGTCCTACTGGCTATGTGCCTGCTGTGTTAGATCGCTTAAATCGCTTCGGACAGAAAATAGAGCCGACGCTATTTGAGACAAAGGAGGAGGTCACATGA
- a CDS encoding AAA family ATPase, with translation MEPLYMLIVSDDIEMGQEALKLSEEAFAVNLVAKKEAIVEIDKRTPDILLVADNQAVSGAETIQTIASDYNIPYIIFLGLEEDFNGLRDVIRAGADEYYLYPQELDSLRHKLPALLTTIQSQEESASTIQAFKRGKGKVFSFFSGKGGSGTTLLSLSFAQTLKLESTARVLFIDLNMQYGGAETFFGLESNRSLADLLPVVDELNETHIQHVLEYEKRSKLDMLLSPCDAEFAEEVTERFISKLIRTARRSYDFVILDLPHGMNVSTYTAMEESDKIYYVLTPDTPSIRTFQRVENLFDQLSIKREERLEFFLNKVSRDNELNKSDLQSLLTYPIALEVRLDVKGVQSHVNVSEPMHKSQEEKKLPGAAKDIRKWVRAFLK, from the coding sequence ATGGAACCTTTATACATGCTAATAGTAAGCGACGATATAGAAATGGGACAAGAAGCTTTGAAGCTAAGTGAAGAAGCATTCGCCGTTAACTTAGTGGCAAAAAAAGAAGCGATTGTCGAAATCGACAAACGTACTCCGGACATTTTGCTCGTTGCAGATAACCAAGCAGTTAGTGGTGCGGAGACGATTCAAACGATCGCATCTGACTACAATATTCCTTACATCATTTTTCTTGGACTAGAAGAAGATTTTAATGGTCTGCGCGACGTGATTAGAGCGGGCGCGGATGAATATTATTTATACCCTCAGGAGCTAGATAGTCTCCGTCATAAATTACCTGCACTACTCACTACGATTCAATCACAAGAAGAATCGGCGTCTACAATCCAAGCATTTAAGCGCGGGAAAGGAAAGGTGTTTTCCTTTTTTAGCGGAAAAGGCGGGAGCGGAACAACGCTACTTTCTCTCTCATTTGCTCAAACCCTAAAGCTAGAGTCCACGGCTCGCGTGCTCTTTATCGATTTAAATATGCAATATGGAGGTGCGGAAACGTTCTTTGGTCTTGAGAGCAATCGCTCATTAGCCGACCTCCTTCCAGTCGTTGACGAACTGAACGAAACGCATATTCAGCACGTGCTGGAATATGAGAAGCGCTCCAAGCTCGATATGCTACTTAGTCCATGTGATGCAGAGTTTGCGGAGGAAGTAACAGAGCGATTTATTTCCAAGCTTATACGGACTGCAAGACGAAGCTATGACTTTGTTATTTTAGATCTTCCGCATGGCATGAACGTGTCGACGTACACTGCCATGGAGGAGTCAGACAAGATTTATTACGTTCTCACGCCTGATACACCATCAATTCGAACCTTTCAGCGTGTCGAAAATCTGTTTGATCAGCTTTCTATCAAGCGAGAAGAGCGTCTCGAATTTTTCTTAAATAAGGTTAGTCGAGACAATGAATTAAATAAGTCAGATTTGCAGTCTTTGCTGACGTATCCAATTGCGCTTGAGGTGCGATTAGACGTGAAGGGTGTGCAGTCGCATGTCAACGTAAGTGAGCCCATGCATAAGTCGCAGGAAGAAAAGAAGCTACCTGGAGCTGCAAAGGATATTCGGAAATGGGTGCGAGCCTTTTTGAAATAG
- a CDS encoding peroxiredoxin family protein has protein sequence MTTFKLNEQVPDFTLPSVTGEQITFSDTKGSDEWQLIIYFRGSWCPVCQEELEDIESSISYFEKHNIRVTAISHDNKNDLQKLIDDKGLSFSILMDEDYSFLEAYGVHRHTNDAPYEDHGDHGEPAYFLTDENGKLLYQQRQTSPFGRPHVNELRKIIKYIRKNLT, from the coding sequence ATGACAACATTTAAATTAAATGAACAAGTACCAGACTTCACATTACCATCTGTAACAGGAGAGCAAATCACATTTTCTGACACAAAAGGATCGGATGAGTGGCAACTAATCATTTACTTCCGCGGATCATGGTGTCCTGTGTGTCAGGAGGAGCTTGAGGATATTGAATCAAGCATAAGCTACTTTGAGAAGCACAACATTCGGGTGACGGCTATCTCGCACGACAATAAGAATGACCTGCAGAAACTAATTGATGACAAAGGACTATCCTTTTCTATATTAATGGATGAGGACTATAGCTTTTTAGAAGCTTACGGCGTCCATCGCCATACGAATGATGCCCCATATGAGGATCACGGAGATCACGGCGAGCCTGCTTATTTCTTAACAGACGAAAACGGAAAGCTACTTTATCAGCAACGTCAAACGAGTCCATTTGGACGGCCGCACGTGAATGAGCTGCGTAAAATTATTAAGTACATTCGTAAAAATTTAACATAA
- a CDS encoding metalloregulator ArsR/SmtB family transcription factor gives MQLDRLVAFHKTLGDKTRLRILALLKKGPLHGQALAGKLGLKAPTITHHMTKLREIGLVSQRRDKNTIYFHLEEDRLARMSSAILNLSEPEFVVGDEKSKVVANFTDGSGRLTQLPAQRKKRLMLLEYMLRGLEQGRAYEEREVNEHIKQFYDDYATVRREFIMSHFMFRQDGVYELNPRDMWPI, from the coding sequence ATGCAATTGGATCGTTTAGTTGCGTTTCACAAAACGTTAGGAGATAAAACGCGCTTACGTATTTTAGCGTTACTTAAAAAGGGGCCGCTTCACGGACAGGCTCTAGCAGGGAAGCTCGGGTTAAAGGCTCCAACGATTACTCATCATATGACAAAGCTACGCGAGATTGGTCTTGTCTCACAGAGACGAGACAAAAATACGATCTATTTTCACCTAGAAGAGGATCGGCTGGCACGTATGTCCTCGGCAATTTTGAATTTGTCCGAGCCAGAATTTGTTGTCGGGGATGAAAAGTCGAAGGTGGTCGCAAACTTTACCGATGGATCAGGTAGGCTGACGCAGTTGCCGGCGCAGCGCAAGAAGCGATTGATGCTGCTTGAGTATATGTTACGAGGGTTGGAGCAGGGTCGTGCGTATGAGGAGCGCGAGGTAAATGAGCACATTAAGCAGTTTTACGATGATTATGCGACGGTGCGCCGGGAATTTATTATGTCGCACTTCATGTTTAGGCAGGACGGGGTGTATGAGTTAAATCCTCGTGATATGTGGCCGATTTAG
- a CDS encoding vWA domain-containing protein, translating to MNKSLALSATGLLLLVGACSDNSEVNEQVTLDNNDISSELGNEPNEPNEIEDVSNQPEENEVELSFEDPGVPYIPTTMEEVLNFPAGEFEGVDPNESEDFAEVLSTMPELSEEASAEDLETYVTHLATLVAPAYPDPRLLANRWDQLSFLAPNEDGELGPEVAELNVEILLDASGSMRDELEGTDKMTIAKEAIDGFVSELPEEANVALRVYGHIGEDSELSCATIDRVYDLQPYEEGAFTDALGSVEANGWTPLAHAIETTSDDYRQGSEDATNMIVVVSDGMDTCGGDPVAAVEELSELNVTPIISIIGFDVPADEQGQLRDMARAASSSFATADDQSQLIAELDRNLEIAQAWTMFEIESFREIEQARIDQNGDVLQERNEWRGKTQEENGHMFTVIDYLMEEGKIDQAHYSDMRHLVSDRASAAYDIGEEVYGALYDANIENRDRLLEELDELIDQKDNN from the coding sequence ATGAATAAATCATTAGCTTTAAGCGCTACTGGCTTACTTTTATTAGTAGGGGCGTGTTCTGACAATAGTGAAGTAAACGAGCAGGTAACATTAGATAATAACGACATTTCATCGGAGTTGGGGAATGAGCCTAATGAACCGAATGAGATCGAAGATGTTTCTAATCAGCCTGAAGAAAACGAAGTGGAGCTATCATTTGAAGATCCAGGCGTGCCGTATATTCCTACAACGATGGAAGAGGTGCTAAATTTTCCAGCTGGAGAGTTTGAAGGAGTAGATCCGAACGAGTCAGAGGACTTTGCGGAAGTGCTAAGCACTATGCCAGAACTTTCAGAGGAGGCGTCAGCGGAAGATTTAGAGACCTATGTCACACATTTAGCGACGCTTGTGGCACCGGCTTATCCAGATCCCAGGCTTTTAGCAAACCGTTGGGATCAGCTTAGCTTTTTGGCACCGAATGAAGATGGGGAGCTTGGACCTGAAGTAGCAGAGCTAAATGTAGAGATTCTTCTTGATGCAAGCGGGAGCATGCGCGACGAGCTCGAGGGGACGGATAAGATGACGATTGCGAAAGAGGCAATCGATGGTTTTGTGTCTGAGTTGCCTGAGGAGGCGAATGTGGCATTACGCGTTTACGGTCATATAGGAGAAGACTCGGAGCTCTCGTGTGCAACGATCGATCGCGTCTATGACTTGCAGCCATATGAAGAGGGTGCTTTCACGGATGCGTTAGGGAGCGTTGAAGCAAATGGCTGGACACCTCTTGCGCATGCTATTGAAACTACGAGTGACGATTACCGGCAAGGTTCAGAGGATGCGACGAATATGATTGTCGTTGTAAGCGATGGAATGGATACGTGTGGCGGAGATCCTGTAGCTGCAGTGGAGGAATTAAGTGAACTCAATGTCACACCGATTATTTCGATTATCGGATTTGATGTGCCGGCTGATGAACAAGGTCAGTTAAGAGATATGGCTCGTGCAGCTTCAAGTTCATTTGCTACTGCAGACGACCAATCGCAGTTGATCGCGGAACTAGATCGAAATTTGGAAATTGCGCAGGCATGGACCATGTTTGAAATAGAATCTTTCCGAGAGATTGAACAAGCTAGAATTGATCAGAATGGCGATGTCTTACAAGAACGAAATGAATGGCGTGGTAAAACACAAGAAGAAAATGGCCATATGTTTACTGTGATCGACTATCTCATGGAAGAAGGGAAAATTGACCAGGCGCATTATTCAGATATGAGACATTTAGTTAGTGATCGAGCAAGTGCTGCCTACGATATCGGTGAAGAAGTCTATGGGGCTCTATACGATGCCAATATAGAAAATCGGGATAGATTGTTAGAGGAACTCGATGAACTTATTGATCAGAAGGATAATAACTAA
- a CDS encoding flavodoxin family protein — MSAIKAVVLNASLKSSGEESNTEVLSAEVLELLENEGAETEMIRLADYNIAFGIAEDMGEEDEWPQIFERIEAADIVIIGTPLWLGEKSSLATLAIERLYGSSSETNDKGQAIYYNKVAGVVVTGNEDGAKHAAASILYGLSHIGFVIPPNVDAYWVGEAGPGPSYIEGGKENDFTKSHVKMLAYNTLHLAKMLKAQPIPAEGNVM, encoded by the coding sequence ATGTCAGCTATTAAAGCAGTTGTGTTAAATGCATCATTAAAGTCGTCTGGCGAGGAATCCAACACGGAGGTTTTATCGGCAGAAGTGCTAGAACTACTGGAGAATGAGGGAGCGGAGACGGAGATGATCCGGCTCGCAGACTATAATATTGCATTCGGAATCGCAGAGGACATGGGCGAGGAGGATGAGTGGCCACAAATTTTTGAGCGAATTGAAGCCGCAGATATCGTTATCATCGGCACCCCTCTATGGCTTGGCGAAAAGAGCAGTTTAGCGACACTTGCTATCGAGCGACTATACGGAAGTAGTAGTGAAACGAACGATAAAGGTCAAGCGATCTACTACAATAAAGTAGCGGGTGTTGTCGTTACTGGTAACGAGGATGGCGCGAAGCACGCAGCAGCCTCTATTCTATACGGACTTTCACATATCGGATTTGTCATCCCACCTAACGTAGATGCGTATTGGGTTGGTGAAGCAGGTCCAGGACCATCATACATCGAAGGCGGTAAGGAAAACGACTTCACAAAATCACATGTAAAAATGCTCGCGTACAACACGCTTCACCTAGCAAAAATGCTAAAGGCACAGCCAATTCCGGCTGAGGGGAACGTGATGTAA
- a CDS encoding MFS transporter codes for MSPSTNSATYSPKRDVIIMATATAISLFGDAMMYIVLPLMWQEIGLTALWQIGVLLSVNRIIRLPLNPLVAWLYQYISYKHGFYIAMALATVTTLAYGFSFGFVWLLTARILWGVAWTFLKLGAYLAIPTLASSEDRGYLFGLHKGITRTGALLGTLIGAILLDQIGLMPVMIGFAVASAATFILLPFMSNVRLTIPSKEEKRVEVSYAQLLRMRFIVSLLVSAMALTIVFDGVLKSTLTYLLDGHMTEGLMIGALLIGVATMGSLLQSVRVLWEGFLSPALGKMADRSRSPKTLFAASFLLTGLLLIVLPLPIPLVIFILVVLLIQLLATALEVFNLAIAAEASEQTSRVRMMTSFSVAQDLGAAIGPLAGYIAAEWFGMQALYAGIGALFIICGIYWLRTSDSLAQANIHYVERYVK; via the coding sequence GTGTCACCTTCTACAAACTCTGCAACTTATTCTCCTAAACGTGACGTCATTATCATGGCTACTGCTACTGCTATTTCACTATTTGGGGACGCGATGATGTACATCGTGCTACCGCTTATGTGGCAGGAAATCGGTCTGACCGCACTTTGGCAAATTGGTGTCCTCTTATCTGTAAATCGAATTATTCGACTACCTCTAAACCCACTTGTAGCTTGGCTTTACCAGTACATTAGCTACAAGCACGGATTTTACATTGCCATGGCACTAGCAACTGTGACGACACTTGCCTATGGCTTTTCCTTTGGATTTGTTTGGCTGCTCACTGCTCGCATCCTTTGGGGTGTTGCGTGGACATTCTTAAAACTCGGAGCCTACCTCGCCATCCCTACACTTGCGTCGAGCGAGGATCGCGGTTATTTATTTGGTTTACATAAAGGCATCACTCGCACGGGCGCATTATTAGGTACCCTGATCGGTGCCATTCTCCTTGACCAAATTGGCCTAATGCCAGTCATGATAGGCTTTGCTGTAGCTAGTGCCGCAACCTTTATTCTCCTACCGTTTATGTCGAATGTACGACTAACTATCCCATCTAAGGAGGAAAAGCGGGTCGAAGTCTCGTACGCACAATTATTACGCATGCGTTTTATTGTTTCTCTATTAGTAAGCGCAATGGCTTTGACGATCGTGTTTGATGGCGTCTTAAAATCGACGCTCACCTATTTACTCGACGGACATATGACCGAAGGATTGATGATTGGAGCCCTTCTCATAGGAGTCGCCACAATGGGCAGCTTGTTGCAGTCTGTCAGAGTGCTTTGGGAAGGCTTTTTATCACCAGCGCTTGGCAAAATGGCGGATAGAAGTCGATCGCCTAAAACCCTATTCGCAGCAAGCTTTCTCCTAACAGGACTACTACTTATAGTGCTACCACTCCCTATCCCACTGGTCATATTTATTTTAGTCGTACTACTCATCCAACTACTTGCTACTGCATTAGAAGTGTTTAACTTAGCCATTGCTGCGGAGGCATCGGAGCAAACCTCCCGTGTACGGATGATGACCTCGTTTTCTGTCGCGCAGGATTTAGGGGCTGCGATTGGACCACTCGCGGGATATATCGCTGCCGAATGGTTTGGGATGCAGGCGCTTTATGCCGGGATCGGTGCGTTGTTTATTATTTGTGGTATCTATTGGTTACGTACCTCTGATTCCTTAGCTCAAGCAAATATTCATTATGTTGAAAGATATGTTAAATAA
- a CDS encoding type II secretion system F family protein encodes MDALAIFTVILTLLCLAIGLKEYYTFRVAKMEKVSHVRELIGATEQKESKGKLSERVMARIALYADDFSGIGQRVNFFSEPHDIEQLLRRAGLSKKMTVEKLQGLKMFFFFFGLFTGFILLLIGFPFAIYSIVFLPLAGYLGTILWLKNVAKTRQEQLRYDLPDFLDTVSVTLQTGGGLDQTLKEVVTYFDGPLQEEFARFNQEIELGVPREQAYRELLNRNDNPEFQSLIKSLMQGMKLGVPVATTFKHQAEDLRTIRKEQVKEKAAKASPKITLITTFLVAPSVILLIAGLMILNMFFGENSILDML; translated from the coding sequence ATGGATGCATTAGCGATATTTACTGTCATATTAACGTTACTTTGCTTAGCGATTGGACTTAAAGAATATTACACGTTTCGAGTTGCAAAGATGGAGAAGGTATCACACGTTAGAGAGCTAATTGGAGCAACGGAGCAGAAAGAATCAAAAGGAAAGCTATCCGAGCGAGTCATGGCTAGAATCGCGCTTTATGCGGATGATTTCTCTGGAATTGGGCAGCGCGTCAACTTCTTTAGTGAACCTCATGATATCGAACAGTTGTTAAGACGTGCTGGACTATCGAAGAAGATGACAGTAGAAAAGCTTCAAGGCTTAAAGATGTTTTTCTTTTTCTTTGGATTATTTACTGGGTTCATTCTCTTATTAATTGGATTCCCATTTGCGATATACAGTATTGTTTTCCTCCCACTAGCAGGTTATTTAGGGACAATCCTTTGGCTTAAGAATGTGGCGAAAACAAGACAGGAGCAGCTTCGCTATGATCTACCAGATTTTTTGGACACGGTAAGTGTAACCCTTCAAACCGGAGGAGGACTGGACCAAACATTAAAAGAAGTAGTTACCTATTTCGATGGTCCGCTCCAAGAAGAGTTTGCTAGATTCAATCAAGAGATTGAGCTAGGAGTACCACGAGAGCAGGCATATAGAGAGCTTTTAAACAGGAATGATAATCCCGAATTTCAATCGTTGATTAAATCCTTAATGCAAGGGATGAAGCTTGGTGTCCCAGTAGCGACGACGTTTAAGCATCAGGCAGAGGATTTACGCACGATTAGAAAAGAGCAAGTAAAGGAGAAGGCCGCGAAAGCCTCTCCTAAAATCACTCTGATTACCACTTTTTTAGTCGCACCATCGGTCATTCTATTGATTGCCGGACTCATGATATTAAACATGTTCTTTGGCGAAAATTCGATTTTAGATATGCTGTAA
- the cpaB gene encoding Flp pilus assembly protein CpaB → MLDSKRKAMIFLSLAFLLAIGAGFVYLQKVSQMNEELGGMTEVFVAGQDIFSRELIRPEDVSVQAIPNRFVTDSHITNVDDLRQKVALVPLSEGDLLTQNMLKEFDDTQEQNDRLITVMAGNNVVFDQQLDAMDLVDIIVSDTFSGEAATTLFMEDVLVARVATSGGEFQGVQLEMTIEQAQAFIHRQNYADQLRIIRSTAGSSEAPVSPDEVVDESEEAIIEEPEATPNEEGNQVEESADQNESTEEVPAERGETTEPAETEPTDSTEQNNETTQNES, encoded by the coding sequence ATGCTGGATTCGAAAAGAAAAGCAATGATATTTTTATCGCTCGCATTTTTATTAGCGATTGGAGCGGGATTTGTTTATTTACAGAAGGTTAGTCAAATGAATGAAGAGCTTGGAGGCATGACGGAAGTGTTTGTCGCCGGGCAAGATATATTCTCTCGTGAGCTCATCAGGCCTGAGGATGTGAGTGTGCAGGCGATCCCGAATCGCTTTGTAACGGATTCTCATATTACGAATGTTGATGATCTGAGGCAGAAGGTTGCGTTAGTCCCACTCTCCGAAGGGGATCTCTTAACGCAAAATATGCTAAAGGAATTTGATGATACACAGGAACAAAATGATCGATTGATCACCGTGATGGCTGGGAACAATGTGGTGTTTGACCAACAGTTAGATGCCATGGATCTCGTCGATATTATTGTATCCGATACGTTTAGTGGAGAGGCTGCGACGACTCTTTTTATGGAGGATGTACTTGTAGCAAGAGTTGCTACATCAGGTGGGGAATTCCAAGGGGTGCAACTTGAAATGACCATCGAGCAAGCGCAAGCATTTATCCATAGACAAAACTACGCAGACCAGCTTCGTATCATCAGATCTACCGCAGGTTCATCGGAAGCGCCGGTGTCACCAGATGAGGTAGTGGACGAATCGGAGGAAGCAATTATAGAAGAACCAGAAGCAACACCTAACGAAGAAGGTAACCAAGTAGAGGAATCAGCTGATCAAAATGAATCAACAGAGGAAGTGCCTGCCGAACGAGGCGAAACAACAGAACCAGCCGAAACAGAACCAACTGATTCAACCGAACAAAACAACGAGACGACACAAAATGAGAGCTAG
- a CDS encoding phosphate/phosphite/phosphonate ABC transporter substrate-binding protein — MKKLLGGTLAAAAAMTLVACGTDNNSEVNELGAETAEASNGSEDRSDWPEEFIFGLLPVEDQAELTNRYEPMIEYLEDYLDVDVTLYNATNYTALIEAMANGHLHASTFGPFSYLVAAERANGEPFAIPVSEEGGTEDDIYYTAQMITLDEHGIDSLEDIEGRSLAYADPASTSGHLFPKAMLINEIGLTMDNVDQFPSDVVFSGSHEASLYSVLNGDVEAAGVCSTCIERVFDRVNDHENFDQLNIFHESEPIPGGPYVIQGDLPQSFKDAVQQAFLDMSEDEKGREFLEESGYLGGYFQVDPAVYQVVQDTAEALNLSPEELLE; from the coding sequence ATGAAAAAGCTTTTGGGTGGAACACTTGCAGCTGCGGCTGCGATGACGTTAGTAGCATGTGGGACAGACAACAACAGTGAAGTAAACGAACTAGGCGCAGAGACTGCTGAAGCATCAAACGGTTCAGAAGATCGTTCGGATTGGCCAGAAGAATTTATCTTTGGACTTCTTCCTGTAGAGGATCAGGCTGAGCTAACTAATCGCTACGAGCCGATGATCGAGTACTTAGAAGATTATTTAGATGTTGACGTGACGCTTTACAATGCGACAAACTACACAGCATTAATTGAAGCAATGGCAAATGGACACCTTCATGCTTCCACATTCGGACCTTTCTCTTATTTAGTAGCAGCAGAACGCGCAAATGGTGAACCTTTTGCTATTCCTGTAAGTGAAGAGGGTGGTACGGAGGACGACATTTATTACACAGCTCAAATGATTACGCTTGATGAGCATGGAATCGATTCATTAGAAGACATCGAGGGGCGTTCTCTAGCATATGCGGATCCAGCTTCCACATCGGGACACCTATTCCCTAAGGCTATGCTCATTAACGAAATCGGCTTAACAATGGATAATGTCGATCAGTTCCCATCTGACGTTGTCTTCTCTGGTAGCCACGAAGCGTCTTTATACTCTGTACTAAACGGAGATGTAGAAGCGGCTGGCGTATGTAGCACATGTATCGAGCGTGTATTTGACCGAGTGAATGATCATGAGAATTTTGATCAGCTGAATATTTTTCATGAGTCTGAGCCAATCCCTGGTGGACCATATGTCATCCAAGGTGATCTTCCACAATCCTTTAAGGACGCTGTTCAACAGGCATTCCTTGATATGTCCGAAGACGAAAAAGGACGTGAATTCCTTGAAGAGAGCGGTTATTTAGGTGGTTACTTCCAAGTTGACCCCGCTGTTTATCAGGTTGTTCAAGATACAGCTGAAGCTCTTAACTTAAGTCCGGAAGAATTACTAGAGTAG
- a CDS encoding type II secretion system F family protein has product MTGAFLVGASVILFLIGMMYLLDFRAQKKLWKRKVTTWFTATGKRKSAIVLLGDRFDQSKYAKKMEAKLRKANIGLTPSEFYGMLIVGAMALTLVIANVLGSSLLLSLVIAGALLWVMQIILFSLRKNKYQDQLNQQLAEICRMLSNATRSGMTIQQGIDLVAREMNYPASEEFARVSQEMRLGVDFDRALIKLQDRVDSRDFKLFIATLQIQKRAGGNLSEVLEEMSMTLEERKILQQTIKTMTAEQKYIAWILPLMPIFIVFVMNTIVDGFLEPIFTLVGGILVTIFLVCTIATFFLIRKVTDIRV; this is encoded by the coding sequence ATGACAGGCGCCTTTTTAGTCGGAGCAAGCGTCATCCTATTTTTGATTGGCATGATGTACCTATTAGATTTCCGAGCACAAAAGAAGCTTTGGAAACGCAAAGTAACAACTTGGTTTACTGCAACGGGTAAACGTAAAAGTGCCATCGTCCTGCTTGGAGATCGGTTTGACCAATCTAAGTATGCGAAAAAAATGGAAGCAAAGCTTCGTAAAGCAAATATTGGACTGACTCCCTCCGAGTTTTACGGCATGCTAATCGTTGGAGCAATGGCGTTAACACTTGTGATTGCGAATGTTCTTGGCTCTTCTTTGCTTTTATCGCTCGTGATTGCAGGGGCGCTTTTATGGGTGATGCAGATCATTCTGTTTTCGCTCCGCAAAAACAAGTATCAGGATCAATTAAATCAGCAGCTTGCCGAAATTTGCCGCATGCTCTCTAATGCAACGAGATCTGGTATGACGATTCAGCAGGGAATTGATCTTGTCGCACGGGAGATGAACTATCCTGCAAGTGAAGAGTTTGCCCGTGTTTCTCAAGAGATGCGTTTGGGAGTCGATTTTGACCGAGCGCTAATCAAGTTGCAAGACAGAGTGGATTCCAGAGACTTTAAGCTCTTTATCGCTACCTTACAAATTCAAAAGCGTGCAGGCGGTAATTTATCAGAGGTATTAGAAGAGATGTCGATGACGCTTGAAGAGAGAAAGATTTTGCAACAAACGATTAAAACGATGACTGCGGAACAAAAATATATCGCATGGATTCTTCCATTGATGCCGATTTTTATCGTGTTTGTCATGAATACGATTGTTGATGGGTTCCTAGAGCCTATCTTTACGTTAGTGGGAGGAATACTCGTGACCATATTTCTTGTATGCACAATTGCCACCTTCTTCCTTATTCGCAAGGTGACAGACATACGCGTTTAA